A single window of Dermacentor albipictus isolate Rhodes 1998 colony chromosome 1, USDA_Dalb.pri_finalv2, whole genome shotgun sequence DNA harbors:
- the LOC139056436 gene encoding uncharacterized protein, with the protein MAHIAGSQPAASTSTGGSGGEAVATAPPAPGAIVGAGAGPTSQETTAMDFQDISEDRHDDPATMEQDLSQGTPSECPYSNWSLHLKRRTKKKLARGEQVCVAGRVISPLSPSSTTALSSSSYAAAGAGASKKPSFKKRRRLPPLPRSDFKIIIRPKKGLQVKSFSNHQISKAVSAACGGKVDDSHFIVRLRPGSNIIIVSTPDQEVADMARKITRIGLGGNLHEVNSYVAAPDGVARGVIHGIDPDTPPEELMTHLRVRTQGVEIVQARMLGKTKTAVITFSPDVVPRYVYYYGGETECHPYKPTKQICYVCQRMGHRSDVCPTPNVKICLACGTHDPTDGHECLLKCAVCGEAHATGSRECKQKLKHNTTTKKHPPPGRRKEDDDIDGRRPRRSRLRWFSSESSASRSSSRAQSRSRSRSRSRSRSRSQSQSQSRSRSRLRSEWPKPGEQRAQRQPSTSTSTSKPKNQSGKKNQANNKKVSRNQTTTPSSLPGAASAAAGQSSVVTLEGIYATIQQMLYQMGELNNKVKENTLSHEDLERRIRKVEFGSRKRVDDESSNPRMKAYRRMNNTGDVRDAENCDGGAMNVSNG; encoded by the exons ATGGCGCACATTGCTGGATCCCAGCCGGCCGCTTCTACTTCTACCGGAGGGAGTGGAGGTGAAGCTGTTGCTACAGCCCCACCCGCCCCCGGTGCTATTGTTGGAGCTGGCGCCGGGCCTACGTCGCAAGAAACTACAGCCATGGACTTCCAAGATATCTCGGAAGATCGCCATGACGACCCTGCCACTATGGAACAGGACCTTTCGCAAGGGACGCCATCGGAATGTCCTTATTCCAATTGGTCTTTACACCTCaagcgaagaacgaagaagaagctcgcCAGAGGCGAGCAAGTGTGTGTGGCAGGCAGGGTGATCTCTCCGCTATCGCCCTCCTCCACCAccgcgttatcatcatcatcctacgcagctgcaggcgctggggcatcaaagaagccTTCTTTTAAGAAGAGGCGACGGCTGCCCCCACTGCCACGTAGCGACTTCAAAATCATCATTCGACCCAAGAAAGGCCTTCAGGTGAAGAGTTTCAGCAACCACCAAATATCGAAAGCCGTCTCGGCCGCCTGCGGAGGGAAAGTTGACGATTCGCATTTCATCGTGCGCTTGAGACCCGGTTCCAACATAATTATTGTTAGCACCCCCGATCAGGAGGTCGCTGATATGGCACGCAAGATCACGCGGATTGGGCTGGGCGGCAACCTTCACGAAGTCAACTCTTACGTTGCGGCACCAGACGGAGTGGCCCGGGGCGTCATTCATGGAATCGACCCGGATACCCCGCCCGAGGAGCTTATGACTCACCTAAGGGTGAGGACCCAAGGCGTTGAAATCGTGCAGGCCCGCATGCTGGGCAAGACCAAGACGGCCGTGATCACGTTCAGCCCTGACGTAGTTCCACGATACGTCTACTACTACGGAGGGGAGACCGAGTGCCACCcctacaagcccacaaaacaaatctgctatgtGTGCCAGCGCATGGGACACCGATCGGACGTTTGTCCTACCCCGAACGTCAAGatctgtctcgcttgcgggacgcacgacccgacggacggccacgagtgcttgctcaagtgcgccgtctgcggcgaagctcacgccacggggtctcgcgagtgcaagcaaaagctaaaacACAACACTACCACCAAAAAGCATCCTCCgcccggaaggaggaaggaagacgacgacattGATGGAAGAAGGCCAAGACGAAGCCGCCtgcggtggttcagctcggaatcctcggcgagccgctcaagttcccgggcccagtccaggtcaaggtcccggtcccggtcccgatcccgatcccggtcccagtcccagtcccagtccaggtccaggtcccgacTCCGCTCGGAGTGGCCAAAGCCAGGAGAGCAGCGAGCGCAGCGCcagccttctacctcgacatccacgtcGAAGCCGAAGAACCAATCGGGCAAGAAGAACCAAGCCAACAACAAGaaggtgagccggaatca aaccaccacgccctcatcgctacccggtgcggcctcggcagcggcaggccagtcaagtgtagtcaccctcgaaggCATTTATGCTACAATACAACAGATGCTTTACCAGATGGGtgaattaaacaataaagtcaaggagaacacacttagccatgaagaccttgaaagaagaatacgcaaggttgagtttggctcgcgcaagcgggtcgacgacgagaGCAGCAACCCACGCATGAAGGCGTACAGGCGCATGAACAACACGGGCGACGTCAGGGACGCCGAAAACTGTGACGGCGGTGccatgaacgtcagcaatggctaa